A single genomic interval of Brevundimonas diminuta harbors:
- the xseA gene encoding exodeoxyribonuclease VII large subunit, with translation MSDDSYVFEGPAEVPAPRDNNPPLSISELSFALKRTLEDRFGHVRLRGEVSKVNRHASGHVYLTLKDDKSAIDGVVWKGSVRGLGVQPEAGLEVIVTGKITSYPARSSYQIVIESMEAAGAGALLAQLERLKVRLREEGLFEPGRKKPLPAFPATIGVITSPTGAVIRDVLHRIAERWPCRVIVWPVVVQGESACGQVSNAIRGFDAMTADGPIPRPDLLIVARGGGSVEDLWCFNDEGLARTVAAARIPIISAVGHETDTTLIDFVSDRRAPTPTGAAEMATPVLADLRYAVADMDRRMVQAGGRLIEDRRTRLRAVARGLPARPEDLLALAQQRLDHVSSRLGSGLQRNVALHERHLAVTGGKLSPALLRTRIERGQDRLRGAGDRLGAALQAGVARGERRLLQVSARLSPEPLHRRLDQRQARLEAVGARLDAFPKHRLERETVRLAALSRALTTLDPGRPKPGFARVEDSDGAWITSAKALEAGQAVRLVFGDGVQPATIDGGEPRPFPPRPAAKPKPSAADQGSLF, from the coding sequence ATGAGCGACGACTCCTACGTATTCGAAGGCCCGGCCGAGGTCCCTGCCCCTCGCGACAACAATCCGCCCCTGTCGATCTCGGAGTTGTCGTTCGCGCTGAAGCGCACGCTGGAAGACCGTTTCGGCCATGTGCGGCTGCGCGGCGAGGTCTCCAAGGTCAACCGCCACGCATCGGGCCACGTCTATCTGACGCTGAAGGACGACAAGTCAGCCATCGACGGCGTGGTGTGGAAGGGATCGGTGCGCGGCCTGGGCGTCCAGCCAGAAGCAGGGCTTGAGGTCATCGTCACCGGCAAGATCACCTCCTATCCGGCGCGGTCATCCTATCAGATCGTGATCGAGAGCATGGAGGCGGCCGGCGCCGGCGCCCTGCTGGCCCAGTTGGAGCGGCTGAAGGTCCGCCTGCGTGAGGAAGGTCTGTTCGAGCCGGGTCGCAAGAAGCCCCTGCCCGCCTTTCCCGCGACCATCGGCGTGATCACCAGCCCGACTGGCGCGGTGATCCGCGACGTGCTGCACCGGATCGCAGAACGCTGGCCCTGCCGCGTCATCGTCTGGCCTGTGGTCGTTCAGGGCGAATCGGCCTGCGGCCAGGTATCGAACGCCATCCGCGGCTTTGATGCGATGACTGCGGACGGGCCGATCCCCCGCCCCGACCTGCTGATCGTCGCGCGCGGCGGCGGGTCGGTCGAGGACCTGTGGTGCTTCAACGACGAAGGCCTGGCGCGGACCGTGGCGGCGGCGCGCATTCCGATCATCTCGGCCGTGGGGCACGAGACCGACACCACCCTGATCGACTTCGTCTCGGATCGCCGGGCGCCGACCCCGACGGGCGCGGCCGAAATGGCGACGCCGGTGCTGGCGGACCTGCGCTATGCCGTCGCCGACATGGACCGGCGCATGGTGCAGGCGGGCGGACGGCTGATCGAGGATCGACGCACGCGCCTGCGGGCGGTGGCGCGCGGTCTGCCGGCGCGGCCCGAGGACCTGCTGGCCCTGGCGCAACAACGGCTGGACCATGTGTCGAGCCGGCTGGGATCGGGCTTGCAACGCAACGTCGCTCTGCACGAGCGGCATCTGGCGGTGACCGGCGGCAAGCTGAGCCCGGCCCTGCTGCGCACGCGGATCGAGCGGGGGCAGGATCGGCTGCGCGGCGCCGGCGACCGGTTGGGCGCCGCGCTTCAGGCGGGCGTGGCGCGCGGCGAGCGGCGATTGTTGCAGGTCTCGGCCCGCCTGTCGCCCGAACCGCTGCATCGACGGCTAGACCAGCGTCAAGCCCGGCTTGAAGCCGTCGGTGCGCGGTTGGATGCCTTTCCCAAGCATCGACTGGAACGTGAGACGGTTCGCCTGGCGGCGCTGTCGCGCGCGCTGACGACCCTGGACCCCGGCCGCCCCAAGCCCGGCTTCGCCCGCGTTGAAGATTCAGACGGCGCTTGGATCACCTCGGCCAAGGCGCTGGAGGCGGGTCAGGCGGTCCGGCTGGTGTTCGGCGACGGCGTTCAGCCCGCGACAATCGACGGCGGCGAACCCCGTCCGTTCCCGCCGCGTCCGGCGGCCAAGCCGAAGCCTTCCGCCGCCGATCAGGGCAGCCTGTTCTGA
- a CDS encoding PRC-barrel domain-containing protein: MNRFVPLAAVLCLTGGVVACSDRDDDVVQAPAPGAAPVAFPGQQADAAASNAALAFNMTRDQLEDADLYSRANVDLGDVETLVLDASGALTHLVVELEGPGDMKVLVPVADVSPIDRNGDRDLVTDLTPGQLQALPAWTPPAR, encoded by the coding sequence ATGAACCGCTTCGTCCCGCTCGCCGCCGTGCTTTGCCTGACCGGCGGCGTCGTCGCCTGCTCGGATCGCGACGACGATGTGGTCCAGGCCCCTGCGCCCGGCGCGGCGCCCGTGGCCTTTCCGGGCCAGCAGGCCGATGCCGCCGCCTCGAACGCCGCCTTGGCCTTCAACATGACCCGCGACCAACTGGAAGACGCGGATCTGTATTCGCGCGCCAACGTCGATCTGGGCGACGTGGAAACCTTGGTGCTGGACGCCTCGGGCGCCCTGACCCATCTGGTCGTCGAACTGGAGGGACCCGGCGACATGAAGGTGCTGGTTCCGGTCGCGGATGTGTCTCCGATCGACCGCAACGGCGACCGGGATCTGGTTACCGATCTGACGCCCGGTCAGCTTCAGGCCCTGCCGGCCTGGACCCCACCAGCGCGCTGA
- the purD gene encoding phosphoribosylamine--glycine ligase, with amino-acid sequence MNILLVGSGGREHALAWKIAQSPLVTRLVAAPGNPGIEKLCELRAIKADDADGLAALAREIKADLVVVGPEVALAAGLADRLASAGIPCFGPTAKAAQLETSKAFSKGFLERHEIPTAGYGVYDTVKDAKAALDVFRPPYVIKADGLAAGKGVAISPDRPDAEAEIERMLGGRFGAAGARVVIEEFMDGEEGSLFALCDGQRALLFGGAQDHKRAFDGDLGPNTGGMGAYSPAPVFTPELVQQADALIVQPTIRKMAEEGAPYRGVLYAGLMATQDGPKVVEFNARFGDPECQVLMMRMAGDIVPYLLGCARGDVSGLASPAFKPQTVICVVMAAKGYPDSPLEGSIIRGADQDFGPHVQVFHAGTKRRDDGLLAASGGRVLNVCAEGDDIAQARERAYAAIKKIDWPGGFNRSDIGWRALERG; translated from the coding sequence ATGAACATTCTTCTCGTCGGATCGGGCGGCCGCGAACACGCCCTGGCCTGGAAGATCGCCCAGTCGCCGCTGGTCACGCGCCTAGTGGCGGCACCAGGCAACCCCGGCATTGAGAAGCTGTGCGAGCTGCGCGCCATCAAGGCGGACGACGCCGACGGCCTGGCCGCCCTGGCCAGAGAGATCAAGGCCGACCTGGTCGTCGTGGGGCCCGAGGTGGCGTTGGCCGCTGGTCTTGCCGACCGTCTGGCTTCAGCCGGCATTCCGTGCTTCGGGCCGACCGCCAAGGCGGCGCAGCTGGAAACCTCCAAGGCTTTTTCGAAGGGCTTTCTTGAGCGCCACGAGATCCCGACCGCCGGTTACGGCGTCTATGACACGGTCAAGGACGCCAAGGCGGCGCTGGACGTGTTCCGACCGCCCTATGTCATCAAGGCCGACGGCCTGGCCGCCGGCAAGGGCGTGGCCATCAGCCCCGATCGCCCCGACGCCGAGGCCGAAATCGAGCGCATGCTGGGCGGCCGGTTCGGCGCGGCCGGCGCTCGCGTCGTGATCGAGGAGTTCATGGACGGCGAGGAAGGCTCGCTGTTCGCCCTGTGCGACGGTCAACGCGCCCTGTTGTTCGGCGGCGCCCAGGACCACAAGCGCGCCTTCGACGGCGACCTTGGCCCCAACACCGGCGGCATGGGCGCCTATTCGCCCGCGCCTGTCTTTACGCCCGAGCTGGTGCAGCAGGCCGACGCGCTGATCGTCCAGCCGACGATACGCAAGATGGCCGAAGAGGGCGCGCCCTATCGCGGCGTCCTCTACGCCGGCCTGATGGCGACCCAGGACGGCCCCAAGGTGGTCGAGTTCAACGCCCGCTTCGGCGACCCGGAATGCCAGGTCCTGATGATGCGGATGGCGGGCGACATCGTGCCCTATCTGCTGGGCTGCGCGCGCGGCGACGTCTCGGGACTGGCTTCGCCCGCCTTCAAGCCTCAGACGGTGATCTGCGTGGTCATGGCGGCCAAGGGCTATCCCGATAGCCCGCTGGAAGGCTCGATCATCCGCGGCGCCGATCAGGACTTCGGCCCCCACGTCCAGGTCTTCCATGCCGGGACGAAGCGCCGCGACGACGGCTTGCTGGCCGCCTCGGGCGGCCGCGTCCTGAACGTCTGCGCCGAGGGCGACGACATCGCCCAGGCCCGCGAACGCGCCTATGCCGCCATCAAGAAGATCGACTGGCCAGGCGGCTTCAACCGCTCCGACATCGGCTGGCGCGCGCTGGAGCGGGGCTGA
- a CDS encoding murein L,D-transpeptidase catalytic domain family protein, with the protein MRLSRRGLILGGSAMLAGCASASATAPLTTAQNGTPIAMPQVGLPTVQTSALTPPPLDPRGHVRKELMERAMTALDTHHHRLPLRDRMYLVDFQKFSGEERLYEVDLIAGEVKVLRTCHGRGSDPSHTGYAQRFSNTPDSNMSSIGAYATAGANWGAQQGPNVLLDGLEYSNDKARERAIIVHGADYADPDFLAREGKLGRSYGCFSVAHTDLPALRERMGEGRLLFAAA; encoded by the coding sequence ATGCGGCTATCGAGACGAGGACTTATTCTGGGCGGATCGGCCATGCTGGCGGGATGCGCCAGTGCGAGCGCTACGGCGCCGCTGACGACGGCTCAGAACGGGACTCCGATCGCCATGCCGCAGGTCGGTCTGCCCACGGTCCAGACCTCCGCCCTGACGCCGCCACCGCTGGATCCACGCGGTCACGTTCGCAAGGAACTGATGGAGCGCGCCATGACCGCGCTGGACACCCATCATCACCGCTTGCCTCTGCGCGACCGGATGTATCTGGTCGATTTCCAGAAATTCTCGGGCGAGGAGCGGCTGTACGAAGTCGACCTCATCGCGGGTGAAGTGAAGGTGCTGCGCACCTGCCACGGTCGAGGATCGGACCCCAGCCACACCGGCTATGCCCAGCGCTTTTCCAATACGCCGGATTCCAACATGTCCTCGATCGGCGCCTATGCGACCGCGGGCGCCAACTGGGGCGCGCAACAGGGGCCGAACGTGCTGCTGGACGGGCTGGAATATTCCAACGACAAGGCGCGCGAGCGGGCCATCATCGTCCACGGCGCAGACTATGCCGATCCCGACTTCCTGGCGCGTGAAGGCAAGCTGGGTCGCAGCTACGGCTGTTTCTCGGTCGCCCACACCGACCTGCCGGCCTTGCGTGAACGCATGGGCGAAGGCCGACTGCTGTTCGCAGCGGCGTAG
- a CDS encoding metal-dependent hydrolase family protein, translating to MKRFGIALAALMASAASAHAQQTPVSTGVSTQPDTTFVEAGRLLADPSNGVVQRDKTLVIRGNQIVEVRDGFVGDASQGKVVDLRQAFILPGLIDSHVHLTSQQNPNARLEEVTLSDADQAMVGARYARRTLMAGFTTVADLGASNQAIFALRNAVRNGDVPGPRIIAAGSSVSIHGGHGDINGYREDVMHLLSSESICSGPEDCMRAVRTQVRAGADIIKITATGGVLSNTAAGLNQQFSDDELSAIVGSAHRMGRQVTAHAHGVDGINAFLRAGGDSIEHGTYLDDQSIRLFKSNGAWLIPTLLAGDFVARIASGPDNFFTPAQTAKALEAGPKMLDMARRAHEGGVKIAFGTDSGVSAHGDNAQEFALLVRAGLSPLEAIQAATVGAAEHLRIANEAGKIAVGMPADIVAVSGDPLTDVTELERMKFVMKSGVVYRAD from the coding sequence ATGAAACGTTTCGGAATCGCGCTGGCGGCGCTGATGGCGTCGGCGGCAAGCGCTCATGCCCAGCAAACCCCCGTGTCCACAGGCGTTTCGACGCAACCCGACACAACGTTCGTTGAAGCCGGAAGGTTGCTTGCTGATCCATCGAACGGCGTTGTGCAGCGCGATAAAACTCTCGTGATCAGAGGGAACCAGATCGTCGAAGTGCGCGACGGCTTCGTCGGCGATGCCTCTCAGGGCAAGGTCGTGGACCTGCGCCAAGCCTTCATCCTGCCCGGCTTGATCGACAGCCACGTCCATCTGACGAGCCAGCAGAACCCGAACGCACGCCTTGAAGAGGTGACGCTTTCAGACGCGGATCAGGCGATGGTCGGCGCCCGCTATGCGCGTCGCACCCTGATGGCCGGTTTTACGACGGTGGCGGATCTCGGCGCCTCGAACCAGGCCATCTTCGCCCTGCGGAACGCGGTCAGGAACGGCGACGTGCCGGGACCGCGCATCATTGCGGCAGGGTCGTCGGTGTCGATCCACGGCGGGCATGGCGACATCAACGGCTATCGCGAGGACGTCATGCACCTGCTGTCGTCCGAGAGCATCTGCTCGGGGCCTGAGGACTGCATGCGGGCCGTGCGCACCCAGGTTCGCGCCGGCGCCGACATCATCAAGATCACCGCGACGGGCGGCGTGCTGTCTAACACCGCCGCCGGCCTGAACCAGCAGTTCAGCGACGACGAACTGTCCGCCATCGTCGGCAGCGCCCACCGCATGGGCCGCCAGGTGACCGCGCACGCCCACGGGGTGGACGGCATCAACGCCTTCCTACGGGCCGGCGGCGATTCCATCGAACACGGGACCTATCTGGACGATCAGTCGATCCGCCTGTTCAAGTCGAACGGCGCCTGGCTGATCCCGACCCTGCTGGCCGGGGATTTCGTTGCGCGCATCGCCTCGGGACCCGACAACTTCTTCACCCCCGCCCAGACGGCCAAGGCGCTGGAGGCCGGGCCCAAGATGCTGGACATGGCGCGCCGCGCGCATGAAGGCGGGGTCAAGATCGCCTTCGGCACCGACTCGGGCGTCTCGGCCCACGGCGACAACGCCCAGGAGTTCGCGCTTCTGGTCCGCGCCGGCCTGAGCCCGCTCGAGGCCATCCAGGCCGCCACGGTCGGCGCCGCCGAACACCTGCGCATCGCCAATGAGGCCGGGAAGATCGCCGTAGGCATGCCTGCCGACATCGTCGCCGTCTCGGGCGATCCGCTGACGGACGTGACCGAGCTGGAGCGGATGAAGTTCGTGATGAAGTCCGGCGTGGTCTATCGCGCCGACTGA
- the lpxK gene encoding tetraacyldisaccharide 4'-kinase: MKLNTPRWWYVRDSNHARMTRTALKPLGWIWAAVTARRIAKTAPADPGCAVISVGNLTVGGSGKTPVARETLRLLRAAGVEAHGLSRGYGGRLEGPVRVDPQIHTADDVGDEPLMLAQGTPVWIARDRVAGAKAAVADGAQALVLDDGHQNPALEKTVSLIVVDGETRGDEWPFGDGSVFPSGPMREPLKAGLARADAVVVMLPTDVEEADPELLAVFGALPVFVARLTPEGPPPSGPQVGFGGIAKPWKVERSLKAAGCDLIDFVPFPDHAAYSAADMTFLTDRAAVFDAGLVTTEKDWVRLTPEQRKDVVAWPVVARFEDEAAFAAFLKDRIQSAR, encoded by the coding sequence ATGAAGCTGAACACGCCGCGCTGGTGGTATGTGCGCGACAGCAACCACGCCCGGATGACACGCACGGCGCTGAAACCGCTGGGCTGGATCTGGGCCGCCGTGACGGCGCGTCGGATCGCCAAGACGGCGCCCGCCGACCCCGGCTGCGCGGTCATCTCGGTCGGCAATCTGACGGTCGGCGGATCAGGCAAGACGCCAGTCGCGCGCGAAACCTTGCGGCTGCTGCGCGCGGCGGGTGTCGAGGCGCATGGCCTGTCGCGCGGCTATGGCGGGCGGTTGGAAGGACCGGTTCGGGTCGATCCTCAAATCCATACGGCCGACGATGTCGGGGACGAGCCGCTGATGCTGGCGCAGGGGACGCCGGTCTGGATCGCGCGCGATCGTGTGGCGGGCGCCAAGGCCGCCGTCGCAGACGGCGCGCAGGCTCTGGTGCTGGACGACGGCCATCAGAACCCGGCCCTGGAAAAGACCGTCAGCCTGATCGTAGTGGACGGCGAGACGCGCGGCGACGAATGGCCGTTCGGCGACGGATCGGTCTTTCCGTCCGGCCCCATGCGCGAGCCGCTGAAGGCCGGGCTGGCGCGCGCCGACGCCGTCGTGGTCATGCTCCCGACCGATGTCGAAGAGGCCGATCCCGAACTGCTGGCGGTCTTCGGCGCCCTGCCCGTCTTCGTCGCGCGCCTGACGCCCGAGGGGCCGCCGCCGTCGGGGCCCCAGGTCGGGTTCGGCGGCATCGCCAAGCCCTGGAAGGTCGAGCGCTCGCTGAAGGCGGCGGGCTGCGACCTGATCGACTTCGTCCCCTTTCCCGACCATGCGGCCTACAGCGCCGCCGACATGACGTTCCTGACGGACCGGGCGGCGGTGTTCGACGCCGGCCTGGTCACGACGGAAAAGGACTGGGTCCGGCTGACGCCCGAGCAGCGCAAAGATGTCGTCGCCTGGCCGGTCGTCGCCCGGTTCGAGGACGAGGCGGCTTTCGCCGCCTTCCTGAAGGACAGGATTCAGTCGGCGCGATAG
- a CDS encoding 3-deoxy-D-manno-octulosonic acid transferase, translated as MTPLPLIAYRLATRALEPLAPRLLDARARRGKEDPVRVDERMGFTRTPRPAGDLVWLHGVSVGESLSLLPVVERLTKARPDLTVLVTSSTVTSAQILTERLPAGVIHQYAPVDAPGVVERFLDHWRPNLAVFVESELWPNLLLEARRRGVKLALVSARITEKTVEGWARFPASAQALTGAFDLILPQDAVSAQRLEGMGARIDGLVNLKLSGEALPHDPAAFSRLSAAIGDRPVIVAASTHEGEEIAIVRALDHLSERVCLILTPRHPERGAHIAQALQCDGYAFAMRSRGETIGPDTDIYLADTLNEMGLFLRLADVVVMGGSFAPAIGLPPVGGHNPLEPARLGKPTITGPDASNWAPVTAALVEAGGLALVQAPSDLPGVIEPLLEDLNAARAMGERGRRAAVEAGGGLERLWALLSPLMPQRQGRR; from the coding sequence GTGACGCCCTTGCCGCTGATCGCCTATCGGCTGGCGACGCGCGCGCTGGAGCCGCTGGCCCCGCGCCTGCTGGATGCGCGCGCCAGGCGGGGTAAGGAAGACCCCGTACGGGTGGACGAGCGGATGGGCTTCACCCGCACCCCGCGCCCTGCCGGCGATCTGGTCTGGCTGCACGGCGTCAGCGTGGGCGAGAGCCTGTCGCTGCTGCCTGTGGTCGAGCGGCTCACGAAGGCGCGTCCAGACCTGACCGTTCTGGTCACCTCCAGCACCGTGACCTCGGCGCAGATTCTGACCGAACGGCTGCCGGCGGGCGTGATCCACCAGTATGCGCCGGTCGATGCGCCGGGCGTGGTCGAGCGGTTCCTGGACCATTGGCGGCCCAATCTGGCGGTCTTCGTCGAGAGCGAACTGTGGCCCAATCTGTTGCTGGAGGCGCGTCGGCGGGGCGTAAAACTGGCCCTGGTCAGCGCCCGGATCACGGAAAAGACGGTCGAGGGCTGGGCGCGATTTCCGGCCTCGGCACAGGCGCTGACCGGCGCCTTTGATCTGATCCTGCCGCAGGATGCGGTCTCGGCCCAGCGGCTGGAGGGCATGGGCGCGCGGATCGACGGGCTTGTGAACCTGAAACTGTCCGGCGAGGCCCTGCCCCACGACCCCGCCGCCTTCAGCCGTTTGAGCGCCGCCATCGGCGACCGGCCGGTGATCGTCGCCGCCAGCACCCATGAGGGCGAAGAGATCGCCATCGTGCGGGCGCTGGACCATCTGAGCGAGCGTGTCTGCCTGATCCTGACGCCACGCCATCCCGAGCGAGGGGCGCACATCGCCCAAGCCCTGCAATGCGACGGCTACGCCTTCGCCATGCGTTCGCGCGGCGAGACGATCGGGCCGGACACCGACATCTATCTGGCCGACACCCTGAACGAGATGGGCCTGTTTCTGCGCCTCGCCGACGTGGTGGTGATGGGCGGCTCGTTCGCGCCCGCCATCGGCCTGCCGCCCGTCGGCGGGCATAATCCGCTGGAGCCCGCGCGGCTGGGCAAGCCGACGATCACGGGGCCGGATGCATCCAACTGGGCGCCGGTGACGGCGGCGCTGGTCGAGGCGGGGGGCCTGGCCCTGGTTCAGGCGCCGTCCGACCTGCCCGGCGTGATCGAGCCGCTGCTGGAAGACCTGAACGCGGCCAGGGCCATGGGCGAGCGGGGACGACGCGCGGCGGTCGAGGCCGGAGGCGGGCTGGAGCGACTGTGGGCGCTGCTGTCGCCGCTGATGCCGCAGAGGCAGGGCCGGCGATGA
- a CDS encoding lysophospholipid acyltransferase family protein codes for MRPLRNPAVQSALAWTLAKWMQFCFSTIRWTHENQQAAEAVWTQGGGVLCVFWHSRIGLSPSCWPLDRAQPAKALISLSADGEFIAKAVARQGFPAVRGSSANKDKAEKAKGGTQALRDGLKQLKVGALAITPDGPRGPANVMAEGLPLMAKLSKAPVLFIGMSCNPAIRLDSWDRAVLPLPFGKGAIVWDRADYPADADMGDVVVDWTARLNAVEARADAITGLKP; via the coding sequence ATGAGGCCGCTTCGCAATCCGGCGGTCCAGTCGGCCCTGGCCTGGACCCTGGCGAAGTGGATGCAGTTCTGCTTTTCCACCATCCGCTGGACGCACGAAAACCAGCAGGCCGCTGAGGCCGTCTGGACGCAGGGCGGCGGCGTGCTGTGCGTGTTCTGGCATTCACGGATCGGCCTGTCGCCGTCATGCTGGCCGCTGGACCGGGCGCAGCCGGCCAAGGCGCTGATCTCCCTTTCGGCCGACGGCGAGTTCATCGCCAAGGCGGTGGCGCGTCAGGGCTTTCCCGCCGTGCGCGGATCCTCGGCCAACAAGGACAAAGCCGAGAAGGCCAAGGGCGGCACCCAGGCGCTGCGTGACGGATTGAAACAGTTGAAGGTCGGCGCCTTGGCCATCACGCCGGACGGGCCGCGCGGCCCGGCCAATGTCATGGCCGAGGGCCTGCCCCTGATGGCGAAGTTGTCCAAGGCGCCGGTGCTGTTCATCGGCATGTCGTGCAATCCCGCGATCCGCCTGGACAGTTGGGACCGGGCCGTGCTGCCCCTGCCCTTCGGCAAGGGCGCCATCGTGTGGGACCGCGCCGACTATCCCGCTGACGCGGACATGGGCGATGTTGTCGTCGACTGGACCGCGCGGCTGAACGCCGTCGAAGCACGGGCCGATGCGATCACGGGCCTGAAGCCGTGA
- a CDS encoding ABC transporter ATP-binding protein, translating into MTVAASETMPLRALLARIWRDYLSKHKGSLILSVLCAATTGLLTAALLKLLEPAVNGLFLGGTKPISLFGLVTFPANKAVVWIPVAILTVAIARTLAALGQAALVNRLGHTIVGDIQIRLFGAMIRADLARLRSQHSGGFVSSVLFDANMVREAFTSGVVNYTQNLLTLIAVLIYMGFIDWQLTIVVLLGVPLVALVLRRFGRKTRKAAVGAMAETENLSTALMENLDGVRLIKIENREAAEQDRVAEVVARRQRHVIKGANARAFAGPSSDLVAYIVVAAVMAYAGWRAQSGDMTVGGFAAFIGMLLAAGQALRQVTNLATVMSEGFTAARRLFGALDIQPEIREAADAAPLAAGPVEIVLNKVSFAYAGTDAPTLDAVSLRVAPGETVALVGPSGGGKSTILSLLPRFYDVTGGAVTINGADVRALRIHDLRDHIALVTQEPFLFDDTIAANIAYGRPGATQAQIEDAARSAAAHDFITALPEGYATRAGEAGLRLSGGQRQRIAIARAFVKDAPILLLDEATSALDTESEALVQAALERLMQGRATLMIAHRLSTVRNADRIYVIEAGRVVEEGSHDALVAKGGLYSRLARQQSLDGAAPSVETVA; encoded by the coding sequence ATGACCGTCGCCGCCTCCGAAACCATGCCGCTGCGCGCCCTGCTGGCGCGGATTTGGCGCGACTATCTGTCCAAGCACAAGGGATCGCTGATCCTGTCGGTCCTGTGTGCCGCGACGACCGGCCTGCTGACGGCGGCGCTGCTGAAGCTGCTGGAGCCGGCGGTCAATGGTCTGTTCCTGGGCGGGACCAAGCCGATCAGTCTGTTCGGCCTGGTGACCTTTCCGGCGAACAAGGCCGTCGTCTGGATCCCGGTCGCCATCCTGACTGTCGCCATTGCGCGGACCCTGGCCGCGCTGGGTCAGGCGGCTCTGGTCAACCGGCTGGGTCACACCATCGTCGGCGACATCCAGATCCGTTTGTTCGGCGCCATGATCCGCGCGGATCTGGCGCGTTTACGCAGTCAGCACTCGGGCGGCTTCGTCTCCTCGGTGCTGTTCGACGCCAATATGGTGCGCGAGGCCTTCACCTCGGGCGTGGTCAACTACACCCAGAACCTGCTGACCCTGATCGCGGTGCTGATCTACATGGGCTTCATCGACTGGCAGCTGACAATCGTCGTGTTGCTGGGCGTGCCGCTGGTGGCGCTGGTGCTGCGCCGGTTCGGGCGCAAGACGCGCAAGGCCGCCGTCGGCGCCATGGCCGAGACCGAAAACCTGTCCACCGCCCTGATGGAGAACCTGGACGGGGTTCGCCTGATCAAGATCGAAAACCGCGAGGCCGCCGAACAGGACCGCGTCGCCGAGGTGGTCGCCCGTCGCCAGCGCCACGTCATCAAGGGCGCCAACGCCCGCGCCTTCGCCGGTCCGTCCAGCGATCTGGTCGCCTATATCGTCGTCGCCGCCGTCATGGCCTACGCCGGATGGCGGGCGCAGTCAGGCGACATGACCGTGGGCGGGTTCGCCGCCTTCATCGGCATGCTGCTGGCCGCCGGGCAGGCCCTGCGTCAGGTGACCAATCTGGCGACGGTCATGAGCGAGGGTTTCACCGCCGCCCGCCGCCTGTTCGGCGCCCTGGACATCCAGCCGGAAATCCGCGAGGCGGCCGACGCCGCGCCGCTGGCCGCCGGGCCGGTGGAGATTGTGCTGAACAAGGTGTCCTTCGCCTACGCCGGGACCGATGCGCCGACGCTGGACGCGGTCTCCCTGCGGGTCGCGCCGGGCGAGACTGTGGCTCTGGTCGGGCCTTCGGGCGGCGGCAAGAGCACGATCCTGAGCCTGCTGCCGCGCTTCTACGATGTGACCGGCGGGGCGGTGACGATCAACGGCGCCGACGTGCGGGCGCTTCGCATCCATGATCTGCGCGACCATATCGCCCTGGTGACACAGGAGCCCTTCCTGTTCGACGACACCATCGCCGCGAACATCGCCTATGGCCGGCCGGGCGCGACGCAGGCGCAGATCGAGGACGCGGCGCGGTCCGCCGCCGCCCACGACTTCATCACGGCCCTGCCTGAAGGGTATGCGACCCGCGCGGGCGAGGCGGGCCTGCGCCTGTCCGGCGGTCAGCGCCAGCGGATCGCCATCGCCCGTGCCTTCGTCAAGGATGCGCCGATCCTGCTGTTGGACGAGGCCACCAGCGCCCTGGACACTGAGAGCGAGGCCCTGGTCCAGGCGGCGTTGGAACGGCTGATGCAGGGACGCGCCACCCTGATGATCGCCCACCGCCTGTCCACTGTCCGGAACGCCGACCGCATCTATGTGATCGAGGCCGGCCGGGTGGTCGAGGAAGGCTCGCACGACGCCTTGGTCGCCAAGGGCGGCCTGTATTCCCGCCTGGCGCGCCAGCAGTCGCTGGACGGCGCCGCGCCCAGCGTCGAGACGGTCGCATGA